The genomic interval ACTTAAGAAATAGGTCAATGGTCAGTTGATTTAGTCAACCAATGATACAAGACACTCCAGACCAGTGTCAAATGATGTCACTATGGGGAATACCTCTATAGCCAATCAAATGAGAGTTCAAAATAAAGAACAATCTGTGTCAAGTAATGATCAATGATGCATGAGcttgtcaaaatatttacatgaaaatgtgtaacgaagtgcattcatacatgtatttacattatacTGGTACTTCAGTCTTCAGTGATTACTGTTTGAGTTATGCTCTGTACACTAAAAGTACAAACTGGTTTAATTACAGTATTAAAGATACCAAAGACCTGTATTCAAGGTTGCAATGTACTAAACAAGCtaaaagaatgaaaataaatgcatatttagTAGTTTAAGACATTTAGTGTAAGAAACATCACCAGGGTTTGCAaaatggtagaaccaaccatctggccccctttggaggagataaggcagaaacaggcagaagaatgtaagacaagacggacctatggtagaatcaaccatctggcctgcttgggagggagagaaggcagaaacagggagaagagtgtaagacaagacagacctatggtagaaccaaccatctggcccgcttgggaggagagaaggcagaaacaggaatgagagaggaagacaagacggacctatggtaaacccaaccatccggcccaggttagtTGAGATGGAGCAAGGATGacaggtttagaaaggtgagccgttaggtaaacccaaccatccggcccaggttagtTGAGATGGAGCAAGGATGacaggtttagaaaggtgagccgttaggtaaacccaaccatccggcccaagaagtaagtggagatggaagcaaggaggtttagaaaggcgagccgttaggtaaacccaaccatccgaccaaggagattagtggagatggatgcaaggatgagaggtttagaaaggcgagccattaggtaaacccaaccatccggcccaggttagttgagatggaagcaaggatgaaaggtttagaaaggtgagccgttaggtaaacccaaccatccggcccaagaagttagtggagatggaagcaagaaggtttagaaaggcgagccgttaggtaaacccaaccatccggccaaggagattagtggagatggatgcaaggatgagaggtttagaaaggcgagccgttaggtaaacccaaccatccggcccaggtttgttagattggaagcaaggatgagaggtttagaaaggtgagccgttaggtaaacccaacaatccggcccaagaagttagtggagatggaagcaaggaggtttagaaaggcaagccgttaggtaaacccaaccaaccggccaaggagattagcggagatggatgcaagaatgagaggtttagaaaggcgagccgttaggtaaacccaaccatccagcccaggttagttgagatggagcaaggatgagaggtttagaaaggtgagccgttaggtaaacccaaccatccggcccaagagaTTAAAGGAGATTTaaggagatggaagcaaggatgagaggtttaaaaaggcgagccgttaggtaaacccaaccatccggcccaggttagttgagatggaagcaaggatgagaggtttagaaaggagagccgttaggtaaacccaaccatccggcccaagaagttagaGGAGATGGAAGCAAgaaggtttagaaaggcgagccgttagggagaagagtgtaagacaagacagacctatggtagaaccaaccatctggcccgcttgggaggagagaaggcagaaacaggaatgagagaggaagacaagacggacctatggtagaaccaaccatctggcacgcttgggagggagagaaggcagaaacagggagaagagtgtaagacaagacagacctatggtagaaccaaccatctggcctgcttgggagggagagaaggcagaaacaggcaagaagagtgtaagacaagatggacctatggtagaaccaaccatctggcccgcctttggaggagataaggcagaaacaggcagaagaatgtaagacaagacagacctatggtagaacaaCCATCTGGCCCCTTGGGAGgagagagaaggcagaaacagggagaagagtgtaagacaagacaaacctatggtagaaccaaccatctggcccgcttgagAGGGGAGacaaggcagaaacagggatgagagagaaagacaagacggacctatggtagaaccaaccatctggcctgcttgggagggagagaaggcagaacagggagaagagtgtaagacaagacagacctatggtagaaccaaccatctggcccgcttgggacgggaaagaaggcagaaacagggagaagagtgtaagacaagacggacctatggtagaaccaaccatctggcccgcttgggagggcagagaaggcggaagcagggagaagattgtaagacaagacggaccaatggtagaaccaaccatctggcccgcttgggaggagataaggcagaaacaggcagaagagtgaagtttcatgatcctaggcgtatgcgttcttgagttatcatccggaaaccattttactatttcgggtcactgtgaccttgacctttgacctagtgacctcaaatcaataggggtcatctgcgagtcatgatcaatctacctatgaagtttcatgatcataagccaaagcgttcttgagttatcatctgacaaccacctggtggacggaccgacagaccgaccgacagacagaccgactgacatgagcaaagcaatataccccctcttcttcgaaggggggcataaaaatagagggAAAGTGTCACTTGAATAAACTGGTTTAAACTCAGTCAAGTGTAACAACTGTCAGTGTGTGTCATATGATGACATCTGTCTCGGTGTGTTAAAGTTCTGAAAGAAGTAAACCAAGGATATGTTAATTTTGCCGTCTGTAGGTATCGGTTTCCATGTTTATTCTGGCACAGCTTCTGAAATTCGCAAAGTATATTAGTACCGATGATAATTGGTGTTGTTTCTGAAAATGTTGTATCAGGTGAAATAAGAAATAAAGCTGGTTGCTGTCCAGTATCTGGGACACCATCTGTTGTATCTAGTTCAACTTCAATGTAACCAGTGTATGGCAATCTAGAACCACTGGCACATTCAATGTTCATTATGTCTGAAACAGTTAAAAGATTAATGTTAATCATAAATTCACAAATTCTACTTGCAAACAgcttaaatacacataaacacttCTATCTAATCAATCTAACTCACTTAAAACTATCAGTGCATtcactgaaataattaaaacattaacctttgagattaattaaaataaaatttaaatgagaattcaaacataaatctgaaaaaaaaaatcattattagtTCATCATCTGTTTCAATACACAATGTACTCAGGATATGCAAAGAGTTTTACTTAATTAATGCACTTAAGTTCTATTAAATAATGCACTgagttttattgtattaatgcactaatttcaattaattaatgcactatgttttatttaactaATGCACTAACTTCAATGTAATAATAAGTTCACTTAAATTATGTAccaagttcacttaaataatgtactaagttcacttaaataaatcacttagttcacttaaataatgcactaagttcacttaaataatgcactaagttcacttaaataatgtactaagCTTCACTAAATTTTAACTTTACTGAAGTTAACAAGTATCTACTACAATGTATGCAAATGTAGAAATCAATACACACCcaaaaaacacaattgttaacCAAAGGTATTAACTGCTaccaaattgttcaaattaaacaACAAGTCAAAATAAGTGACACTGCTTTCAAATTAATTGATATCAGCTAAATCAatttgaaattatcaattaaagagtaactaaaataaaatgaatatttaattcagaaaacaattcaaATGCAAAAGTTCAGATATGTGAACTTGACCGCACACAACTACAATAAGTCTTTTTAACAACTATCATGTAACACATAGTCTTAATACTAATTGTTCTAATTAATTCTATTTACTAACATTAAAATACTAATTTAACTATTATTAATTTCTACTTGCTTTCAATATCAATGCAATCTgaatgaaaattgtttaattaattatttaattagttttatttaaattaaccttAATTACTACAAGTCAATGTCAAGATAAATCAGTTAAATATCATTTCCATCTTAAGAGACACAATCTTAtagtaattaaattattaataatatttttgtttttgtttgtactgtcTAACTCATAAAGTATCATACTTCAACTAAATAGCATTATCATATGCAATAATTGTTCAAGTATTCCTGTTTAAAGAAGAACAAAAGATTTAATTTCAATGCAAACTAACTTCTCTTATCCAATTTCTTCTTTATTATGTCCCATCAGAACATGTGCTTTGAAGCTTAATTCTCCCAACTTAAGAAATAGGTCAATGGTCAGTTGATTTAGTCAACCAATGATACAAGACACTCCAGACCAGTGTCAAATGATGTCACTATGGGGAATACCTCTATAGCCAATCAAATGAGAGTTCAAAATAAAGAACAATCTGTGTcgagtaatgatcaatgatgCATGAGcttgtcaaaatatttacatgaaaatgtgtaacgaagtgcattcatacatgtatttacattatacTGGTACTTCAGTCTTCAGTGATTACTGTTTGAGTTATGCTCTGTACACTAAAAGTACAAACTGGTTTAATTACAGTATTAAAGATACCAAAGACCTGTATTCAAGGTTGCAATGTACTAAACAAGCtaaaagaatgaaaataaatgcatatttagTAGTTAAAGACATTTAGTGCAAGAAACATCACCAGGGTTTGCAaaatggtagaaccaaccatctggcccctTGGGAGgagagagaaggcagaaacaggcagaagagtgtaagacaagacggacctatggtagaatcAACCATCTGGCCagcttgggagggagagaaggcagaaacagggagaagagtgtaagacaagacagacctatggtagaaccaaccatctggcccgcttgggaggagagaaggcagaaacaggaatgagagaggaagacaagacggacctatggtaaacccaaccatccggcccaggttagtTGAGATGGAGCAAGGATGacaggtttagaaaggtgagccgttaggtaaacccaaccatccggcccaggttagtTGAGATGGAGCAAGGATGacaggtttagaaaggtgagcagttaggtaaacccaaccatccggcccaagaagttagtggagatggaagcaaggaggtttagaaaggcgagccgttaggtaaacccaaccatccggccaaggacattagtggagatggatgcaaggatgagaggtttagaaaggcgagccattaggtaaacccaaccatctggcccaggttagttgagatggaagcaaggatgaaaggtttagaaaggtgagccgttaggtaaacccaaccatccggcccaagaagttagtggagatggaagcaagaaggtttagaaaggcgagccgttaggtaaacccaaccatccggccaaggagattagtggagatggatgcaaggatgagaggtttaaaaaggcgagccgttaggtaaacccaaccatccggcccaggtttgttagattggaagcaaggatgagaggtttagaaaggtgagccgttaggtaaacccaacaatccggcccaagaagttagtggagatggaagcaaggaggtttagaaaggcaagccgttaggtaaacccaaccaaccggccaaggagattagcggagatggatgcaagaatgagaggtttagaaagtcgagccgttaggtaaacccaaccatccagcccaggttagttgagatggagcaaggatgagaggtttagaaaggtgagccgttaggtaaacccaaccatccggcccaagagaTTAAAGGAGATTTaaggagatggaagcaaggatgagaggtttaaaaaggcgagccgttaggtaaacccaaccatccggcccaggtttgttagattggaagcaaggatgagaggtttagaaagtcgagccgttaggtaaacccaaccatccagcccaggttagttgagatggagcaaggatgagaggtttagaaaggtgagccgttaggtaaacccaaccatccggcccaagagaTTAAAGGAGATTTaaggagatggaagcaaggatgagaggtttaaaaaggcgagccgttaggtaaacccaaccatccggcccaggttagttgagatggaagcaaggatgagaggtttagaaaggagagccgttaggtaaacccaaccatccggcccaagaagttagtggagatggaagcaagaaggtttagaaaggcgagccgttagggagaagagtgtaagacaagacagacctatggtagaaccaaccatctggcccgcttgggaggagagaaggcagaaacaggaatgagagaggaagacaagacggacctatggtagaaccaaccatctggcacgcttgggagggagagaaggcagaaacagggagaagagtgtaagacaagacagacctatggtagaaccaaccatctggcctgcttgggagggagagaaggcagaaacaggcagaagagtgtaagacaagacggacctatggtagaaccaaccatcttgcccgctttggaggagataaggcagaaacaggcagaagaatGTAAGaaaagacagacctatggtagaaccaaccatctggcctgcttgggaggagagataaggcagaatcagggagaagagtgtaagacaagacagacctatggtagaacaaACCATCTGGCCCCTTGGGAGgagagagaaggcagaaacagggagaagagtgtaagacaagacagacctatggtagaaccaaccatctggcccgcttgggaggggagacaaggcagaaacagggatgagagagaaagacaagacggacctatggtagaaccaaccatctggcctgcttgggagggagagaaggcagaacagggagaagagtgtaagacaagacagacctatggtagaaccaaccatctggcccgcttgggacgggaaagaaggcagaaacagggagaagagtgtaagacaagacggacctatggtagaaccaaccatctggcccgcttgggagggcagAGAAGTCGGAAGCTGGGAGAAgattgtaagacaagacggacctatggtagaaccaaccatctggcccgcttgggagggaagagaaggcggaagcagggagaagattgcaagacaagacggacctatggtagaaccaaccatctggcccgcttgggaggagagataaggcagaaacagggatgagagaggaagacaagacggacctatggtagaaccaaccatctggcctgcttgggagggagagaaggcagaacagggagaaaagtgtaagacaagacagacctatggtagaaccaaccatctggcccgttTGGGACGGGaaataaggcagaaacagggagaagagtgtaagacaagactgacctatggtagaaccaaccatctgacCTGCTttggaggagagataaggcagaaacaggcagaagagtgtaagatatgacggacctatggtagaaccaaccatctggcctgcttgggagggagagaaggcaaaaacagggagaagagtgtaagacaagactgacctatggtagaaccaaccatctggcctgcttgggagggagagaaggcagaaacagggagaagagtgtaagacaagacggacctatggtagaaccaaccatctggcccgcttgggaggagatGGCAGAAACAGTaatgagagaggaagacaagacggacctatggtagaaccaaccatctggcacgCTTGGGAGGGAGaaaaggcagaaacagggagaagagtgtaagacaagacagacctatggtagaaccaaccatctggcccgcttgggagggcagagaaggcggaagcagggagaagattgtaagacaagacggacctatggtagaaccaaccatctggcccgcttgggagggaagagaaggcggaagcagggagaagattgtaagacaagacggacctatggtagaaccaaccatctggcccgcttgggaggagagataaggcagaaacagggatgagagaggaagacaagacggacctatggtagaaccaaccatctggcctgcttgggagggagagaaagcagaacagggagaagagtgtaagacaagacagacctatggtagaaccaaccatctggcccgcttgggacggAAAAGacggcagaaacagggagaagagtgtaagacaagactgacctatggtagaaccaaccatctggcctgctttggaggagagataaggcagaaacaggcagaagaggGTAAGACatgacggacctatggtagaaccaaccatctggcatgcttgggagggagagaaggcagaaacagggagaagagtgtaagacaagactgacctatggtagaaccaaccatctggcctgctttggaggagagataaggcagaaacaggcagaagagtgtaagacaagacggacctatggtagaaccaaccatctggcctgcttgggagggagagaaggcagaaa from Dreissena polymorpha isolate Duluth1 chromosome 1, UMN_Dpol_1.0, whole genome shotgun sequence carries:
- the LOC127865092 gene encoding uncharacterized protein LOC127865092 isoform X1, giving the protein MKLHSSACFCLISSQAGKMVGSTIGPSCLTIFSLLPPSLPSQAGQMVGSTIGPSCLTLFSLFLPSFPSQAGQMVGSTIGPSCLPLSSLFLPYLSSQAGQMVGSTIGPSCLTIFSLLPPSLPSQAGQMVGSTIGPSCLPLSSLFLPYLSSQAGQMVGSTIGPSCLAIFSLLPPSLPSQAGQMVGSTIGPSCLTLFSLFLPSFPSQAGQMVGSTIGLSCLTLFSLFCLLSLPSRPDGWFYHRSVLSFSLIPVSALSPLPSGPDGWFYHRSVLSYTLLPVSAFSPSQACQMVGSTIGPSCLPLSFLFLPSLLPSGPDGWFYHRSVLSYTLLPVSAFSPSQACQMVGSTIGPSCLPLSFLFLPSLLPSGPDGWFYHRSVLSYTLLPVSAFFPVPSGPDGWFYHRSVLSYTLLPVSAFSPSQAGQMVGSTIGLSCLTLFSLFLPSLPPKRARWLVLP